Proteins encoded within one genomic window of Festucalex cinctus isolate MCC-2025b chromosome 18, RoL_Fcin_1.0, whole genome shotgun sequence:
- the LOC144006787 gene encoding flotillin-2a isoform X2 — protein sequence MGNCHTVGPNEALVVSGGCCGSDQKTYVVGGWAWAWWLISDIQRMSLEVMTILCRCENIETSEGVPLDVTGVAQVKVMTENELLGYACEQFLGKSVIEIKSVILQTLEGHLRAILGTLTVEQIYQDRDKFATLVREVAAPDVGRMGIEILSFTIKDVYDKVEYLSSLGKTQTAAVQRDADIGVAEAERDAGIREAECKKEMMDVKFLADTKMADSKRELEMQRAAFNQEVNTKKAEAQLAYELQAAKEQQKIRLEEIEVEVVQRKKQITIEEKEIDRTDKELIATVKRPAEAEAYKMQQLAEGHKIKKVLTAQAEADKIRFIGEAEASSIEAVGKAEAEKMRLKAEAYHQYGEAAKTALVLEALPRIASKVAAPLSKTNEIVILTGDGNRVTGEVNRLLAELPVSINALTGVDVTKIPLLQKMSGQTAI from the exons ATGGGAAACTGTCACACCGTTGGACCAAACGAGGCTCTTGTGGTTTCAG GTGGCTGCTGTGGCTCAGATCAGAAAACGTATGTTGTGGGAGGCTGGGCTTGGGCTTGGTGGCTCATCTCGGACATCCAGAG AATGTCTCTGGAGGTTATGACCATCCTCTGTCGCTGTGAGAATATCGAAACCTCGGAGGGTGTTCCCCTGGATGTGACTGGGGTGGCCCAG GTGAAGGTGATGACGGAAAATGAACTGCTGGGTTACGCCTGCGAGCAGTTCCTCGGGAAGTCGGTCATCGAGATCAAGAGCGTCATCCTGCAGACCCTCGAAGGTCACCTGCGTGCCATCCTCG GTACCTTAACTGTGGAGCAAATTTACCAAGACAGAGACAAGTTTGCCACTCTGGTCCGAGAGGTGGCGGCACCTGACGTCGGCCGCATGGGAATTGAGATCCTCAGTTTCACCATCAAG GACGTGTACGACAAAGTGGAGTACCTAAGCTCACTGGGCAAAACCCAGACAGCCGCAGTGCAGAGGGATGCTGACATTGGCGTGGCAGAGGCGGAGAGAGACGCGGGCATCAGG GAAGCTGAGTGTAAGAAAGAAATGATGGACGTCAAGTTCCTGGCAGacaccaaaatggcagattcgAAACGAGAGCTGGAAATGCAGAGAGCGGCTTTTAATCAGGAAGTCAACACCAAG AAAGCTGAAGCTCAGCTGGCTTATGAGCTGCAAGCGGCCAAAGAGCAGCAGAAGATCCGCCTGGAGGAGATCGAGGTGGAAGTGGTCCAGAGGAAGAAGCAGATCACCATTGAGGAGAAGGAGATCGATCGCACTGACAAGGAGCTCATCGCCACCGTCAAGCGACCCGCCGAGGCCGAAGCTTACAAGATGCAGCAGCTGGCCGAGGGCCACAA GATAAAGAAAGTGCTGACAGCCCAGGCCGAGGCCGACAAGATCCGCTTCATCGGCGAAGCGGAGGCCAGCTCCATCGAAGCCGTGGGCAAAGCGGAGGCCGAGAAAATGAGGCTGAAGGCCGAAGCCTACCATCAGTACGGCGAGGCCGCCAAGACCGCTTTGGTCCTGGAAGCCCTGCCCAGG ATCGCCAGCAAGGTGGCGGCGCCCTTGTCCAAGACCAATGAGATTGTGATCCTGACGGGCGACGGCAACCGCGTGACCGGAGAGGTCAACCGTCTACTCGCTGAACTCCCGGTTTCCATCAACGCCCTCACTGGGGTGGACGTGACCAAG ATCCCACTGCTGCAGAAGATGAGCGGACAGACAGCCATCTGA
- the LOC144006787 gene encoding flotillin-2a isoform X3 — MTLQPKCDDVETAEGVAITVTGVAQVKVMTENELLGYACEQFLGKSVIEIKSVILQTLEGHLRAILGTLTVEQIYQDRDKFATLVREVAAPDVGRMGIEILSFTIKDVYDKVEYLSSLGKTQTAAVQRDADIGVAEAERDAGIREAECKKEMMDVKFLADTKMADSKRELEMQRAAFNQEVNTKKAEAQLAYELQAAKEQQKIRLEEIEVEVVQRKKQITIEEKEIDRTDKELIATVKRPAEAEAYKMQQLAEGHKIKKVLTAQAEADKIRFIGEAEASSIEAVGKAEAEKMRLKAEAYHQYGEAAKTALVLEALPRIASKVAAPLSKTNEIVILTGDGNRVTGEVNRLLAELPVSINALTGVDVTKIPLLQKMSGQTAI, encoded by the exons ATGACCCTGCAGCCCAAGTGTGATGATGTAGAGACAGCGGAGGGTGTAGCTATTACTGTCACAGGGGTGGCTCAG GTGAAGGTGATGACGGAAAATGAACTGCTGGGTTACGCCTGCGAGCAGTTCCTCGGGAAGTCGGTCATCGAGATCAAGAGCGTCATCCTGCAGACCCTCGAAGGTCACCTGCGTGCCATCCTCG GTACCTTAACTGTGGAGCAAATTTACCAAGACAGAGACAAGTTTGCCACTCTGGTCCGAGAGGTGGCGGCACCTGACGTCGGCCGCATGGGAATTGAGATCCTCAGTTTCACCATCAAG GACGTGTACGACAAAGTGGAGTACCTAAGCTCACTGGGCAAAACCCAGACAGCCGCAGTGCAGAGGGATGCTGACATTGGCGTGGCAGAGGCGGAGAGAGACGCGGGCATCAGG GAAGCTGAGTGTAAGAAAGAAATGATGGACGTCAAGTTCCTGGCAGacaccaaaatggcagattcgAAACGAGAGCTGGAAATGCAGAGAGCGGCTTTTAATCAGGAAGTCAACACCAAG AAAGCTGAAGCTCAGCTGGCTTATGAGCTGCAAGCGGCCAAAGAGCAGCAGAAGATCCGCCTGGAGGAGATCGAGGTGGAAGTGGTCCAGAGGAAGAAGCAGATCACCATTGAGGAGAAGGAGATCGATCGCACTGACAAGGAGCTCATCGCCACCGTCAAGCGACCCGCCGAGGCCGAAGCTTACAAGATGCAGCAGCTGGCCGAGGGCCACAA GATAAAGAAAGTGCTGACAGCCCAGGCCGAGGCCGACAAGATCCGCTTCATCGGCGAAGCGGAGGCCAGCTCCATCGAAGCCGTGGGCAAAGCGGAGGCCGAGAAAATGAGGCTGAAGGCCGAAGCCTACCATCAGTACGGCGAGGCCGCCAAGACCGCTTTGGTCCTGGAAGCCCTGCCCAGG ATCGCCAGCAAGGTGGCGGCGCCCTTGTCCAAGACCAATGAGATTGTGATCCTGACGGGCGACGGCAACCGCGTGACCGGAGAGGTCAACCGTCTACTCGCTGAACTCCCGGTTTCCATCAACGCCCTCACTGGGGTGGACGTGACCAAG ATCCCACTGCTGCAGAAGATGAGCGGACAGACAGCCATCTGA
- the eral1 gene encoding GTPase Era, mitochondrial, translating to MALRMWRRFFRDSAVLSRRLVASARQEHAQWILTSGNAVCSFRRINPSFNPACSITSDTFVKSLLNGNTAEADNSRFRLPASVPSHSGEQMSLLLKQPNQPEHAKVLKVAIIGSPNAGKSTLSNQLLDRKVFAVSKKVHTTRKRALGVLTEDDTQIILLDTPGLTTPSKVKRHHLEKSLLLDPWSTVAEADLMVVMVDVSDRWMCRKLDYEVLKCLARYPDIPAVLVLNKVDGIKMKDKLLDVTAELTCGVVNGRKLRIRPVIKTPWAEKMAERDSEEPRDQDADHGGESGLVKGQLKTLRSRKGWPRFKDVFMLSSLDREDVQTLKRYLMIAAKPGAWQYHSEVLTDQSPEEMCISLIREQLLEHLPQEVPYAVTQSVDFWEEDENGHLNILVNIHTMKETHMRMVIGTAGQMIARIAQETSEQLQCIFLKPVQLKLAVKMKK from the exons ATGGCTCTCAGAATGTGGCGACGTTTTTTCAGAGACTCGGCTGTCCTCTCCAGACGGCTTGTCGCGTCTGCTCGACAGGAACATGCGCAATGGATTCTCACCTCAG GAAATGCTGTGTGTAGCTTCAGAAGAATAAACCCGTCCTTCAATCCAGCCTGTTCAATAACATCAGACACATTTGTGAAGAGTCTGCTAAACGGCAACACCGCAGAGGCAGACAACAGCCGTTTCCGCCTTCCCGCCTCTGTTCCTTCACACAGCG GTGAACAAATGTCATTACTACTGAAACAGCCCAATCAACCTGAACATGCAAAAGTTTTGAAAGTGGCAATAATTGGTTCTCCAAATGCTGGCAAATCTACTTTGTCCAACCAGCTTCTTGACAGAAAG GTGTTTGCTGTCTCTAAGAAAGTGCACACTACACGAAAACGAGCCTTGGGAGTCCTCACAGAGGATGATACACAGATT attttACTGGACACGCCAGGCCTTACCACTCCATCAAAAGTCAAAAG ACACCATCTTGAGAAGTCTTTGCTTTTGGATCCTTGGAGCACGGTGGCAGAGGCTGACCTAA TGGTGGTCATGGTTGACGTGTCGGACAGATGGATGTGCAGAAAGCTGGACTATGAAGTACTCAAATGTCTAGCGCGCTACCCCGACATCCCTGCGGTACTTGTTCTCAATAAG GTTGACGGAATAAAGATGAAGGACAAGCTGCTGGATGTCACAGCCGAGCTGACATGCGGGGTCGTGAACGGCCGCAAGCTGCGCATCCGACCGGTGATCAAGACCCCTTGGGCGGAGAAGATGGCGGAAAGGGATTCGGAAGAGCCGCGGGACCAGGACGCCGATCATGGAGGAGAGTCTGGGCTGGTCAAAGGGCAGCTGAAGACGCTGAGGAGCCGGAAGGGCTGGCCTCGCTTCAAGGACGTCTTCATGCTCTCGTCTCTGGATCGAGAGGATGTGCAGACGCTCAAG CGCTACCTAATGATCGCCGCCAAGCCTGGAGCGTGGCAGTACCACAGCGAGGTATTGACAGACCAAAGTCCAGaggaaatgtgcatcagctTGATCAGAGAGCAGCTTTTGGAGCACCTGCCCCAGGAGGTGCCGTATGCAGTGACACAG TCTGTTGACTTTTGGGAAGAGGATGAGAACGGACATCTCAACATCTTGGTGAATATTCATACCATGAAAGAAACTCACATG AGGATGGTGATCGGCACGGCGGGCCAGATGATCGCACGCATCGCCCAAGAGACGAGCGAGCAGCTTCAGTGCATCTTCCTCAAACCGGTCCAGCTGAAGCTCGCGGTCAAGATGAAGAAATGA
- the LOC144006786 gene encoding sodium- and chloride-dependent GABA transporter ine, translated as MNNTITLSLRISHLPSAPRRETAGTPVADMDKEESRPTWSRQIEFTLAGIGSAVGLGNIWRFPYLCFRSGGGAFLVPYLLMLVVLGIPLLHMELTVGQYTKRGPVHALAQLCPLLKGVGLASVAISFIMCTYYNVVITWALYYLFSSFRAPLPWQGCNNTWNTPNCTDHATNGSHSSTASQEFFKYKMLQQTGGIEEAGVVRWDLFLILVLAWILIYLCIFKGTKSTGKVVYVTALLPYVILIALLVNNVQLPGAIQGITFFIVPEWDMLLSVEVWVNAAAQIFNSIGIGFGCLMSMASYSTFNNNIIKDTLTISIVNSLTSILSGFVIFSAFGYMSHLQDIPVAQLAVDGPGLVYVVYPQAFASMPIPQLWAMLFFCMLLCLGIDSEFAMVEVMLTSLMDQSSQHLLKFFKKKELLVLVVCGIACVLGIPNVTQAGIYVFQLMDHYTAIVSIMFLAFFEVIGVCWLYGASRLSDNLEEMTGKRPNIFFRLCWQIIAPFLITVILIFSIIQFKPARYEGYVFPPWAQGIGWVIAMASIIWIPLGTIHTLWVLPGSFVQKLKLSITPYTLNDKSNMAYYERGGSDRYPSVAVISTVISLRYKPNEAS; from the exons ATGAATAAT acAATCACCCTATCCCTCAGAATTTCGCATCTTCCTTCag CGCCCAGAAGAGAGACCGCTGGGACACCGGTTGCAGACATGGACAAGGAAGAGAGCAGGCCGACGTGGAGCAGGCAGATCGAGTTCACCCTGGCGGGCATCGGCTCCGCCGTGGGGCTGGGCAACATTTGGAGGTTCCCTTACCTCTGCTTCAGGAGTGGAGGAG GTGCATTTCTGGTACCATACCTTCTTATGCTGGTTGTGTTGGGGATCCCTCTGCTCCATATGGAGCTGACTGTTGGACAATACACAAAAAGAGGGCCTGTCCATGCTCTTGCTCAACTCTGCCCACTTTTAAAAG GCGTCGGATTAGCCTCCGTGGCCATTTCCTTCATCATGTGCACATACTACAACGTGGTCATCACTTGGGCCCTCTACTACCTGTTCAGCTCCTTCCGAGCGCCGCTGCCCTGGCAGGGTTGCAACAACACGTGGAACACACCAAACTGTACCGATCATGCCACAAATGGCAGCCACTCGTCTACGGCCAGCCAGGAGTTTTTCAA ATATAAGATGCTGCAGCAAACAGGCGGAATTGAGGAGGCCGGAGTGGTACGGTGGGACCTTTTCCTTATTCTCGTGCTGGCTTGGATCCTCATCTATCTTTGCATCTTTAAGGGGACCAAATCCACAGGCAAG GTGGTGTACGTCACGGCGCTGCTCCCATACGTCATCCTCATTGCACTGCTGGTCAATAACGTGCAGCTTCCTGGAGCAATACAGGGGATAACGTTTTTCATTGTGCCAGAATGGGACATGCTGCTCTCAGTGGAG GTTTGGGTGAACGCTGCAGCCCAGATCTTCAACTCCATCGGAATAGGATTCGGTTGCCTCATGTCCATGGCCAGCTATAGCACTTTCAACAACAACATTATTAA GGACACACTGACGATATCCATTGTCAATTCCCTCACCAGTATTTTGTCAGGCTTTGTCATATTCTCTGCTTTTGGTTACATGTCGCACCTGCAGGATATTCCCGTGGCTCAGTTGGCTGTGGATG GTCCAGGACTCGTGTATGTTGTTTACCCACAAGCCTTTGCCAGTATGCCAATACCTCAACTGTGGGCTATGCTGTTCTTCTGCATGCTGCTTTGCCTTGGAATTGATAGTGAG TTTGCCATGGTTGAAGTGATGTTGACCAGTCTGATGGATCAGTCCAGTCAGCATCTGCTGAAGTTCTTCAAGAAGAAAGAGCTGTTAGTTCTCGTGGTTTGTGGAATTGCATGTGTTCTTGGAATTCCGAATGTTACGCAG GCGGGGATTTATGTTTTCCAGCTAATGGATCATTACACTGCCATCGTGTCCATCATGTTCCTTGCATTCTTTGAGGTTATAGGCGTTTGCTGGCTTTATG GTGCGAGTCGGTTATCTGACAACCTCGAAGAGATGACGGGAAAACGTCCCAATATCTTCTTCAGACTGTGTTGGCAAATCATTGCTCCTTTTCTTATCACT GTTATCCTCATATTTTCCATTATCCAGTTCAAACCGGCTCGCTACGAAGGCTACGTCTTCCCTCCCTGGGCCCAAGGGATTGGCTGGGTCATTGCCATGGCTTCCATCATTTGGATTCCGCTGGgcaccattcacacattgtggGTGCTGCCTGGCTCATTTGTGCAG AAACTGAAGCTGTCCATCACACCATACACCCTGAATGACAAATCCAACATGGCGTACTATGAAAGGGGAGGAAGTGATAGATACCCATCTGTGGCTGTCATCAGCACCGTCATCAGTCTGCGATACAAACCAAATGAGGCCAGTTAA
- the LOC144006787 gene encoding flotillin-2a isoform X1, protein MGNCHTVGPNEALVVSGGCCGSDQKTYVVGGWAWAWWLISDIQRITLEIMTLQPKCDDVETAEGVAITVTGVAQVKVMTENELLGYACEQFLGKSVIEIKSVILQTLEGHLRAILGTLTVEQIYQDRDKFATLVREVAAPDVGRMGIEILSFTIKDVYDKVEYLSSLGKTQTAAVQRDADIGVAEAERDAGIREAECKKEMMDVKFLADTKMADSKRELEMQRAAFNQEVNTKKAEAQLAYELQAAKEQQKIRLEEIEVEVVQRKKQITIEEKEIDRTDKELIATVKRPAEAEAYKMQQLAEGHKIKKVLTAQAEADKIRFIGEAEASSIEAVGKAEAEKMRLKAEAYHQYGEAAKTALVLEALPRIASKVAAPLSKTNEIVILTGDGNRVTGEVNRLLAELPVSINALTGVDVTKIPLLQKMSGQTAI, encoded by the exons ATGGGAAACTGTCACACCGTTGGACCAAACGAGGCTCTTGTGGTTTCAG GTGGCTGCTGTGGCTCAGATCAGAAAACGTATGTTGTGGGAGGCTGGGCTTGGGCTTGGTGGCTCATCTCGGACATCCAGAG GATAACGCTTGAGATTATGACCCTGCAGCCCAAGTGTGATGATGTAGAGACAGCGGAGGGTGTAGCTATTACTGTCACAGGGGTGGCTCAG GTGAAGGTGATGACGGAAAATGAACTGCTGGGTTACGCCTGCGAGCAGTTCCTCGGGAAGTCGGTCATCGAGATCAAGAGCGTCATCCTGCAGACCCTCGAAGGTCACCTGCGTGCCATCCTCG GTACCTTAACTGTGGAGCAAATTTACCAAGACAGAGACAAGTTTGCCACTCTGGTCCGAGAGGTGGCGGCACCTGACGTCGGCCGCATGGGAATTGAGATCCTCAGTTTCACCATCAAG GACGTGTACGACAAAGTGGAGTACCTAAGCTCACTGGGCAAAACCCAGACAGCCGCAGTGCAGAGGGATGCTGACATTGGCGTGGCAGAGGCGGAGAGAGACGCGGGCATCAGG GAAGCTGAGTGTAAGAAAGAAATGATGGACGTCAAGTTCCTGGCAGacaccaaaatggcagattcgAAACGAGAGCTGGAAATGCAGAGAGCGGCTTTTAATCAGGAAGTCAACACCAAG AAAGCTGAAGCTCAGCTGGCTTATGAGCTGCAAGCGGCCAAAGAGCAGCAGAAGATCCGCCTGGAGGAGATCGAGGTGGAAGTGGTCCAGAGGAAGAAGCAGATCACCATTGAGGAGAAGGAGATCGATCGCACTGACAAGGAGCTCATCGCCACCGTCAAGCGACCCGCCGAGGCCGAAGCTTACAAGATGCAGCAGCTGGCCGAGGGCCACAA GATAAAGAAAGTGCTGACAGCCCAGGCCGAGGCCGACAAGATCCGCTTCATCGGCGAAGCGGAGGCCAGCTCCATCGAAGCCGTGGGCAAAGCGGAGGCCGAGAAAATGAGGCTGAAGGCCGAAGCCTACCATCAGTACGGCGAGGCCGCCAAGACCGCTTTGGTCCTGGAAGCCCTGCCCAGG ATCGCCAGCAAGGTGGCGGCGCCCTTGTCCAAGACCAATGAGATTGTGATCCTGACGGGCGACGGCAACCGCGTGACCGGAGAGGTCAACCGTCTACTCGCTGAACTCCCGGTTTCCATCAACGCCCTCACTGGGGTGGACGTGACCAAG ATCCCACTGCTGCAGAAGATGAGCGGACAGACAGCCATCTGA